A genome region from Methylobacterium sp. FF17 includes the following:
- a CDS encoding glycosyltransferase family 2 protein: MTSRTHLTIIVPTLNEERYVARTLICLSSDMNRFDYEILVVDGGSRDRTVAIVRDIAKGNPRIRLIHNEKRVQSAAVNLAVKLANPRSEVFIRADCHAEYPKNFVEVVYDALLETGASSVVVPMTTIGAGCRQIAIAAAQNSRLGNGGSLHRLGHKSLWVEHGHHAAFRREVFVAVGGYDESFTHNEDAEFDVRHLRAGGKIWMESKACLKYFPRGSFTQLAKQYFKYGTGRAKNYCKHRQRLNFRQLLPVIVMLICAASLIMSAFLPYFILVPVLYVVACLALGAMIGVQQRSLCAAGSGLAAVVMHMSWAIGFLTCLRFGRKAMNPFSNGSVSN, encoded by the coding sequence ATGACCAGCAGGACACATTTAACAATCATTGTACCAACGTTAAACGAGGAGCGTTATGTTGCACGAACTCTTATATGTCTCTCCTCAGATATGAATCGGTTCGATTATGAAATCTTGGTAGTAGATGGTGGCAGTCGCGATCGCACGGTAGCTATCGTTCGCGATATCGCTAAAGGAAATCCACGCATCAGGCTCATTCATAACGAAAAGCGGGTGCAATCTGCCGCTGTTAACCTTGCCGTCAAGCTAGCAAATCCACGTAGTGAGGTGTTTATTCGAGCAGACTGTCATGCCGAGTACCCCAAAAACTTTGTCGAGGTGGTTTACGATGCCCTATTGGAAACCGGCGCTTCGTCGGTTGTCGTGCCTATGACAACTATTGGGGCCGGCTGTCGCCAGATCGCTATCGCTGCAGCTCAGAACAGTCGACTTGGCAACGGGGGATCACTACATCGTCTCGGGCACAAATCCCTATGGGTAGAGCACGGTCATCACGCAGCCTTCAGGCGGGAAGTTTTCGTGGCTGTAGGTGGGTACGACGAAAGTTTCACCCACAACGAGGATGCGGAATTTGACGTACGTCATCTTAGAGCTGGCGGAAAAATTTGGATGGAATCGAAGGCTTGCCTGAAGTATTTTCCAAGAGGAAGCTTTACCCAACTCGCTAAGCAGTATTTTAAATATGGAACTGGACGTGCTAAGAATTATTGCAAGCATCGGCAGCGACTTAACTTTCGTCAATTGTTGCCCGTAATCGTTATGCTTATTTGTGCGGCTAGCTTGATAATGTCAGCGTTTCTGCCGTATTTTATACTCGTCCCGGTTCTCTACGTAGTAGCTTGCTTAGCTCTCGGTGCTATGATTGGAGTGCAGCAAAGATCACTGTGCGCTGCTGGCAGCGGATTAGCCGCTGTTGTCATGCACATGAGCTGGGCGATTGGTTTCTTAACATGCCTGAGATTTGGCCGTAAAGCTATGAACCCTTTCAGCAATGGGTCAGTATCGAATTGA
- a CDS encoding Ig-like domain-containing protein — MTKLGAYIGNSAKSVLQFEDWLGRNVDYLQVHTGRANWSDYETSISWAGSQVSQLNKPIYWTIPMFANGGSLSAAAAGSYKEYWVEAAKNILATRSSDSQIVVRFGEEFNGGWMPWAAKGNEQAYIQAYRGMVDAFRSVSDKFAFDWNVNVGNQGMNPAKAYPGDAYVDYITMDIYYNTAWDPKDPNAAFDSMLKRDYGLNWLDSFAKAHGKLIAIPEWGVMSDKAGPYIAKFATWMETHNVAYQSYWNSNADFAGALSTGTKPNAAAAYIDAFGDTHDTGNIAPVGKTDAYSVQENATLTLTKLLGVLANDTDANGDALTAMLVDGPAHGKLTLNTNGSLIYTPDTNYSGTDSFTYVPRDGKGAGNVTKVSLTVTESHDAPASAAPVNWVVGTNGSDTLVGDARNNSLNGGGGQDTMKGGLGDDTYVVDRPKDVVIEYANEGIDTVESWAPTYTLSAHVENLKLLGTGQTGIGNELANGITGGAGNDILNGKGGNDWLTGAAGADTFVFEIGSGHDVVRDFATSGTQQDVVKLSGYDFASFAQVRAALTQVGADTLLTLSDEGSVTFLNHKISDFTARHFGFSTSGPNSPTSPEQPVAYPTQPASSGTSETWTMGTNSNDTLLGDSRNNVLKGGGGQDIMKGGLGDDIYEVDDAGDSVVELAGEGIDTVESWVSYTLSANVENLKLLGTNLTGTGNGLANLLVGGKGNDILNGKAGNDYLTGGAGADTFVFERGTGHDVITDFVTSGATHDVVDLTSFSYANFREVRAALTQEGSDTLLSLADGSQVTFLNHKVGDFHANDFLI, encoded by the coding sequence TTGACGAAGCTTGGAGCCTATATCGGTAATTCCGCTAAGAGCGTGCTGCAGTTCGAGGATTGGCTGGGCCGGAACGTCGACTATCTCCAGGTCCATACCGGACGGGCGAACTGGTCGGACTATGAGACCAGCATTAGCTGGGCGGGGAGCCAAGTCAGCCAGCTGAACAAACCAATCTACTGGACTATCCCAATGTTCGCCAATGGCGGCAGCCTCAGCGCCGCAGCTGCCGGTAGCTACAAGGAGTACTGGGTCGAGGCCGCCAAGAACATCCTCGCCACCCGCTCCAGCGACAGCCAGATCGTGGTGCGCTTTGGTGAGGAGTTCAACGGCGGATGGATGCCCTGGGCAGCCAAGGGCAACGAGCAGGCCTACATCCAGGCTTATCGCGGCATGGTCGATGCCTTCCGCTCCGTCTCCGACAAGTTCGCCTTCGACTGGAACGTCAACGTCGGCAACCAGGGTATGAACCCGGCCAAGGCCTATCCCGGCGATGCCTATGTCGATTACATTACCATGGACATCTACTACAACACCGCCTGGGATCCCAAGGACCCCAACGCCGCCTTCGACTCCATGCTCAAGCGCGACTACGGCCTGAACTGGCTCGACAGCTTCGCCAAGGCTCACGGCAAGCTCATCGCCATCCCCGAATGGGGCGTCATGTCGGACAAGGCCGGCCCCTACATCGCCAAGTTCGCCACCTGGATGGAGACCCACAACGTCGCCTACCAGTCCTACTGGAACTCGAATGCTGACTTTGCCGGCGCGCTCAGCACCGGCACCAAGCCCAATGCGGCTGCAGCTTATATCGACGCGTTCGGCGATACGCACGACACCGGCAATATCGCTCCAGTCGGCAAGACCGATGCCTATTCTGTGCAGGAGAACGCCACATTGACCCTCACAAAGCTACTGGGGGTGCTCGCCAACGACACGGACGCCAACGGTGATGCTTTGACAGCGATGTTGGTGGATGGTCCGGCGCACGGCAAGCTCACGCTGAACACGAACGGTTCGCTCATCTACACGCCCGACACGAACTACAGCGGGACCGACAGCTTCACTTACGTTCCACGCGACGGCAAGGGTGCCGGCAACGTGACCAAGGTGTCGCTGACGGTCACCGAGAGCCACGATGCGCCGGCCTCGGCTGCGCCTGTGAACTGGGTGGTGGGCACGAACGGCAGCGACACGCTGGTGGGGGATGCGCGCAACAACTCGCTCAACGGCGGCGGTGGTCAGGACACGATGAAGGGTGGCCTGGGCGACGATACCTACGTGGTCGACCGGCCCAAAGACGTTGTCATCGAGTACGCCAACGAGGGCATCGACACAGTTGAGAGCTGGGCACCGACCTACACGCTCTCGGCTCATGTCGAGAACCTGAAGCTGCTCGGCACAGGTCAGACCGGCATCGGGAACGAGCTCGCCAACGGCATCACCGGCGGAGCGGGCAACGACATCCTCAACGGCAAGGGCGGCAACGACTGGCTCACGGGTGCGGCAGGCGCTGACACCTTCGTGTTCGAGATCGGTTCTGGCCACGATGTGGTGCGAGATTTTGCCACCAGCGGCACGCAGCAGGACGTGGTCAAGCTCTCGGGCTACGACTTCGCCTCCTTCGCCCAGGTCCGGGCGGCGCTAACCCAGGTGGGCGCGGACACGCTGCTCACGCTCTCCGACGAGGGCAGCGTCACCTTCCTCAACCACAAGATCAGCGACTTCACGGCCAGGCATTTTGGCTTTTCCACGTCCGGGCCAAACTCACCAACTTCTCCAGAACAGCCAGTCGCGTACCCGACCCAGCCTGCATCCTCCGGCACTTCTGAGACGTGGACGATGGGAACCAACAGCAATGATACGCTGCTGGGCGATAGCCGCAACAACGTGCTGAAAGGTGGCGGTGGCCAAGACATTATGAAGGGAGGATTAGGCGACGATATCTACGAGGTCGATGATGCAGGTGACAGCGTAGTGGAACTTGCAGGCGAGGGCATCGACACCGTCGAGAGCTGGGTTTCGTATACGCTCTCAGCCAACGTCGAGAACCTGAAGCTGCTGGGCACGAATCTGACCGGCACCGGCAACGGATTGGCCAACCTGCTCGTTGGCGGGAAGGGCAACGACATCCTCAACGGTAAGGCCGGGAACGACTATCTCACCGGCGGGGCAGGGGCAGACACCTTTGTGTTCGAGCGCGGCACTGGTCATGACGTCATCACAGACTTCGTAACCAGCGGAGCCACGCACGATGTGGTCGATCTAACCAGCTTTAGCTATGCGAATTTTAGAGAGGTCCGTGCAGCACTCACGCAGGAAGGGTCTGACACGCTGCTGAGCCTCGCGGACGGCAGTCAGGTCACGTTCCTCAACCACAAGGTCGGCGACTTTCATGCCAATGACTTTTTGATATAG
- a CDS encoding PilZ domain-containing protein yields MYDRRRVQRQQCSLEARIFIPRSSNPIPCVITDISSHGSFLRTPKNISIPANFDLSIGRSSLPRACRLARREADGFGVEFLDPVRHEVEEILIETAFKEELLFEALSPALDGEVTMTQVRLRRAVNAVMDLIERRNAMGWDHIAPLSDPFEQAHQTLRDAGKSLRHASLARLPAPASGNGQGRRSAAM; encoded by the coding sequence ATGTACGATCGGCGACGCGTTCAGAGACAACAGTGCAGCCTCGAAGCGAGGATCTTCATTCCGCGTTCTAGCAACCCGATTCCTTGCGTGATCACGGATATCTCGTCTCACGGAAGCTTCTTGCGCACGCCGAAGAACATCTCGATCCCCGCGAACTTCGATCTTTCTATTGGTAGGAGCAGCTTACCACGGGCATGTCGCCTTGCTCGCCGAGAAGCTGATGGCTTTGGTGTCGAGTTCCTCGATCCTGTCCGTCACGAAGTCGAGGAGATCCTCATCGAGACCGCGTTCAAGGAGGAGTTGCTGTTTGAGGCTCTCAGCCCAGCCTTAGACGGTGAAGTCACAATGACCCAGGTTCGGCTCCGTCGAGCGGTGAACGCAGTCATGGACCTGATCGAGCGCCGCAACGCCATGGGCTGGGACCACATCGCGCCTTTGTCAGATCCGTTCGAGCAGGCGCACCAGACGCTTCGCGATGCTGGTAAGTCTCTGAGACACGCCTCACTTGCAAGGCTCCCAGCGCCTGCTTCAGGCAACGGACAAGGCCGACGCTCAGCGGCTATGTGA
- a CDS encoding transposase yields the protein MLVREALYRSFATRKQVAAYAGLTPSPYASGDRQRNQGISKAGNSLSRKSMIELAWLWLGYQPGTGLVRWFVERVGTGRIRKITAVVLARKLLVALWRHLTTGLVPEGARLKAV from the coding sequence GTGCTGGTCCGCGAGGCGCTGTACCGATCCTTCGCCACGCGCAAACAGGTGGCCGCCTATGCCGGCCTCACGCCGAGTCCGTATGCCAGCGGGGACCGGCAGCGCAACCAAGGTATCTCCAAGGCCGGCAACTCGCTCTCGCGCAAGTCTATGATCGAACTGGCCTGGCTGTGGCTGGGCTATCAGCCCGGTACCGGGCTTGTACGCTGGTTCGTCGAGCGAGTTGGAACCGGGCGCATCCGCAAGATCACGGCGGTTGTCCTGGCGCGCAAGTTGCTGGTCGCTCTGTGGCGCCATCTTACCACCGGGTTGGTTCCGGAGGGCGCGCGCCTGAAAGCCGTCTGA
- a CDS encoding MucR family transcriptional regulator, with translation MLDTPEENTPKETGLDHVDLTATIVSAYVTNNSVRPADLNELIASVHQTLKGLSGPATPAADQIKKPTPAEVKKSITPEALISFEDGKPYKTLRRHLTMRGLSPEAYRAKYGLPADYPMTAASYSEHRAELARAAGLGSYRKAASKAAEPDETASDAPKRRGRSAKAS, from the coding sequence GTGCTCGATACACCCGAAGAGAACACGCCTAAAGAAACCGGCCTCGACCATGTCGACCTGACGGCTACCATCGTGTCAGCCTACGTCACCAACAATTCCGTCCGGCCTGCGGATCTGAACGAGTTGATCGCAAGCGTGCATCAAACCCTTAAAGGTCTGAGCGGGCCTGCTACGCCAGCCGCGGACCAGATCAAGAAGCCCACGCCGGCTGAGGTCAAGAAGTCGATCACGCCGGAGGCGCTGATCAGCTTCGAGGATGGTAAGCCCTACAAGACCCTGCGGCGGCACCTTACGATGCGAGGTCTCTCCCCAGAGGCTTATCGGGCTAAGTACGGTCTGCCGGCCGACTACCCAATGACTGCGGCCAGCTACTCAGAACACCGCGCCGAGCTGGCGCGTGCTGCTGGGCTTGGGAGCTATCGGAAGGCTGCTTCAAAGGCCGCTGAGCCGGATGAGACAGCATCGGACGCTCCGAAGCGCCGCGGTCGGTCAGCTAAGGCCTCCTGA
- a CDS encoding IS3 family transposase (programmed frameshift), translating to MKQTSGPAKKPAEAVIKDIRRATRRQFSSEEKIRVVLEGLRGEDSIAELCRREGIAASMYYGWSKEFLEAGKKRLSGDTARAATTDEVRDLRRETGALKEVVADLVLENRLLKKKHERGWGRRGMRYPAPEKLEIIRLVEQSHLPVRATLHKLGITRSTFYRWYDAYQRGGPEALRDHPSQPSRVWNRLPAEIREQIVALALEKPELSPRELAVRFTDERRYFVSEATVYRLLKAQDLITSPAYIVIKAADAFRDKTTAPNQLWQTDFTYLKVVGWGWYYLSTVLDDFSRYIVAWKLCTTMQASDVTATLDRALGVAGLDQARVMQRPRLLSDNGPSYVASDLADWLGSRGMTHIRGAPCHPQTQGKIERWHQTLKNRILLEHAYLPGELETRVEAFVEHYNHARAHESLGNLTPADVYFGRGEGILAERERIKRQTLMDRRLRHHAQAA from the exons ATGAAGCAGACATCCGGACCGGCCAAGAAGCCGGCAGAAGCGGTGATCAAGGACATCCGTCGGGCCACGCGTCGACAGTTCTCGTCCGAGGAGAAGATCCGCGTGGTGCTGGAAGGCTTGCGTGGCGAGGACAGCATCGCCGAGTTGTGCCGACGCGAGGGGATCGCCGCCTCGATGTACTACGGCTGGTCCAAGGAGTTCCTGGAGGCGGGCAAGAAGCGCCTGTCCGGCGACACGGCGCGCGCGGCCACCACGGACGAGGTGCGGGATCTGCGCCGCGAGACGGGGGCACTGAAGGAGGTCGTGGCTGATCTCGTCCTGGAGAATCGTCTGCTTA AAAAAAAGCATGAGCGGGGCTGGGGGCGACGAGGCATGAGGTATCCGGCCCCCGAGAAGCTGGAGATCATCCGGCTGGTCGAGCAATCCCACCTGCCGGTGCGCGCGACCCTGCACAAGCTCGGCATCACGCGCTCGACGTTTTACCGCTGGTACGACGCCTACCAGCGCGGCGGCCCCGAGGCGTTGAGGGACCATCCTTCGCAGCCGAGCCGGGTCTGGAACCGTCTACCTGCGGAAATCCGCGAGCAGATCGTTGCCCTGGCTCTGGAGAAGCCTGAACTCAGCCCGCGTGAGCTGGCGGTGCGCTTCACCGACGAGCGGCGTTACTTCGTCTCGGAAGCCACCGTCTACCGGCTGCTCAAGGCTCAGGACCTGATCACCAGCCCGGCCTATATCGTCATCAAGGCCGCCGACGCGTTCCGCGATAAGACCACCGCGCCCAACCAGCTTTGGCAGACGGACTTCACCTACCTGAAGGTCGTTGGTTGGGGCTGGTACTACCTGTCGACGGTACTCGACGACTTCTCACGCTACATCGTGGCGTGGAAGCTTTGCACCACGATGCAGGCCAGTGACGTCACCGCCACGCTCGACCGGGCGCTGGGTGTGGCTGGGCTCGATCAGGCGCGGGTGATGCAGCGGCCCCGCCTGCTCTCCGACAACGGCCCGAGTTATGTCGCCAGCGACCTGGCCGACTGGCTCGGCAGCCGGGGCATGACCCACATCCGCGGTGCGCCTTGTCATCCTCAAACGCAGGGCAAGATCGAGCGTTGGCACCAGACGCTCAAGAACCGCATCCTGCTCGAACACGCCTACTTGCCCGGCGAGCTGGAGACGCGGGTCGAAGCCTTCGTTGAACACTACAACCATGCCCGAGCCCATGAGAGCCTGGGCAACCTCACGCCCGCTGACGTCTACTTCGGACGCGGCGAAGGGATCCTGGCCGAGCGGGAACGCATCAAGCGCCAGACCCTGATGGATCGCCGCTTGCGCCATCACGCGCAGGCTGCCTAA